A single genomic interval of Desulfovibrio sp. UCD-KL4C harbors:
- the rlmB gene encoding 23S rRNA (guanosine(2251)-2'-O)-methyltransferase RlmB, whose amino-acid sequence MKNNSQEDENSIIVGRKPVQELLLSDPTSIDMLYVQKGRQDKNFERTIERCKKFGIKYKIADKEELARVFSGNHQGIIAKVAALSFIDFDELIADMAEAPLQLIVVLDQVQDPGNVGTLARTLYSLGGAGLVVARHGAAFLGPGAVKASAGALTKLPIARVSNISQALDKALDMGINIYGAGLADDSNPVYDVKLAGPAILVLGNEEKGIRLGVEKRCQELIHIPFKREFDSLNVAQAGAILISEFSRNLI is encoded by the coding sequence ATGAAAAACAACTCACAAGAAGATGAAAACTCCATCATTGTAGGCCGTAAACCTGTTCAGGAGCTGCTTTTGAGCGATCCTACGAGCATTGACATGCTTTATGTCCAAAAAGGCCGTCAGGACAAAAATTTCGAAAGAACAATTGAAAGATGTAAAAAATTCGGCATCAAATATAAAATTGCAGACAAAGAAGAGTTAGCACGTGTATTTTCGGGAAATCATCAAGGGATAATCGCAAAAGTCGCTGCACTGTCATTTATAGATTTCGATGAACTGATTGCAGATATGGCCGAAGCCCCGCTTCAACTTATTGTTGTACTTGATCAGGTTCAAGATCCCGGCAACGTAGGAACACTTGCCAGAACTTTATATTCCTTAGGCGGAGCTGGACTTGTTGTTGCCCGCCACGGCGCAGCATTTCTCGGACCAGGTGCCGTAAAAGCAAGTGCAGGCGCTTTAACAAAATTACCTATTGCCAGAGTTTCAAATATATCTCAGGCATTGGATAAAGCTCTTGATATGGGCATAAACATTTATGGAGCAGGACTGGCTGACGATTCAAACCCAGTATATGATGTAAAACTTGCAGGTCCTGCAATATTGGTTCTCGGTAACGAGGAAAAAGGAATCAGACTTGGTGTTGAAAAACGTTGCCAGGAACTGATTCACATACCTTTCAAGCGTGAATTCGACTCGCTTAACGTTGCACAGGCAGGAGCAATACTCATCAGCGAATTTTCTAGAAATTTAATTTAA
- the fliQ gene encoding flagellar biosynthesis protein FliQ, with product MTPEFVIGFARQSIELSLTLALPMLGVGLVVGIFVSIIQAATQIQEMTLTFVPKIVSMFIALLIAFPWIMDKMIDFTRNIFLNLPNYIR from the coding sequence ATGACCCCTGAATTCGTTATCGGATTCGCAAGACAGTCAATTGAATTATCCCTTACGCTGGCGTTGCCGATGCTTGGGGTCGGTTTGGTTGTAGGTATTTTTGTAAGTATTATTCAGGCCGCAACGCAGATTCAGGAAATGACGCTTACTTTTGTCCCGAAAATAGTATCAATGTTTATTGCTCTGCTTATAGCATTTCCGTGGATCATGGACAAAATGATCGATTTTACACGTAATATCTTTTTAAATCTTCCTAATTATATACGATGA
- the fliN gene encoding flagellar motor switch protein FliN: MMADDLEQDKLAQEWADALSEDSSSDDALGADPGDGNDDALADEWASALSEQGDDEGGEDALADEWAAALGEQGDDEGAAGSNSGDDGALADEWASALAEDTGDDIRKEKEQEFLRTQTRDADFKDFTSEAKNPRHDGSRRDLDFILDIPLDVSAELGRTKMLINELLQLGTGSVVELTKLAGEPLEIYVNGKLVARGEAVVINEKFGIRLTDIISPIERVKHLA; this comes from the coding sequence ATTATGGCTGATGATCTTGAACAAGATAAGCTCGCTCAGGAGTGGGCTGATGCACTAAGCGAAGATTCGAGTAGCGATGATGCTTTAGGGGCAGATCCAGGTGACGGTAATGATGACGCTCTTGCTGACGAGTGGGCTTCTGCTCTTTCCGAGCAGGGTGACGATGAGGGTGGTGAAGATGCTCTTGCCGATGAATGGGCGGCAGCTTTAGGTGAGCAGGGTGATGATGAAGGTGCTGCAGGCTCCAACTCAGGTGATGATGGTGCGCTTGCGGACGAATGGGCATCTGCGCTTGCTGAAGATACTGGAGATGATATCCGTAAGGAAAAAGAGCAAGAATTTCTTCGCACTCAGACTCGGGATGCTGATTTTAAGGATTTTACAAGTGAAGCAAAAAATCCACGTCATGACGGATCAAGACGAGATTTAGATTTTATTTTAGATATTCCACTTGATGTTTCAGCTGAACTTGGCCGGACAAAAATGCTTATTAATGAGCTGTTGCAGCTTGGAACAGGCTCTGTTGTGGAACTTACCAAGCTTGCAGGTGAGCCTCTTGAAATTTATGTGAACGGAAAGCTGGTTGCTAGAGGCGAAGCCGTTGTAATTAACGAAAAATTCGGCATCAGGCTTACTGATATTATTAGTCCTATTGAAAGGGTTAAACATCTTGCTTAA
- the fliO gene encoding flagellar biosynthetic protein FliO yields the protein MLNATMPLAMAPPEVGFSSVLKMSGALFFILAMLLLVFYIMRRLNLGGTFSPMRSRDLQVVERLALGPRQNITVVKYRGQELVLGVTQDRITLLQARDEVNGTDHTKFAGALKKETTGSSDS from the coding sequence TTGCTTAACGCTACAATGCCGCTAGCAATGGCTCCTCCAGAGGTTGGATTCAGTTCCGTCCTTAAAATGTCCGGAGCACTGTTTTTTATTCTGGCAATGCTGCTGCTGGTTTTTTATATTATGCGGCGTCTTAATCTCGGTGGAACTTTTTCCCCGATGCGGTCAAGAGATTTGCAGGTTGTAGAACGGCTTGCGCTTGGACCTCGTCAAAATATTACAGTTGTTAAATATCGTGGTCAGGAACTTGTGCTTGGTGTCACTCAGGATAGAATTACTCTGCTTCAAGCAAGGGACGAAGTTAATGGTACGGATCACACAAAATTTGCCGGAGCTCTTAAAAAAGAAACTACCGGCTCTTCTGACTCTTAG
- the fliP gene encoding flagellar type III secretion system pore protein FliP (The bacterial flagellar biogenesis protein FliP forms a type III secretion system (T3SS)-type pore required for flagellar assembly.) produces the protein MVRITQNLPELLKKKLPALLTLSAVLLLVLPAVVFAQDQTIPTLTLNLAAGQEEPEQVSRLLEILFLLTVLGMAPSILLTMTSFTRIIIVFHFLRQAMGTQQMPPNQILASLAIFMTVVIMMPTGKAINNTALQPYLNEEIGFKEALNRAQIPARKFLFKHTREKDLSIFYSITGEVRPKTKEDVNTMLLVAAYTISELKTGFTIGFLIYVPFLILDMVIASILLAMGMMMLPPAMVSLPFKILLFIMVDGWSLLTGSLVNTFK, from the coding sequence ATGGTACGGATCACACAAAATTTGCCGGAGCTCTTAAAAAAGAAACTACCGGCTCTTCTGACTCTTAGCGCAGTATTGCTGCTGGTTTTGCCTGCGGTTGTTTTCGCGCAGGATCAGACCATTCCGACTTTGACTCTGAATCTTGCGGCAGGGCAGGAAGAGCCTGAGCAGGTTTCACGTCTGCTTGAAATCCTTTTTTTACTGACCGTTTTGGGTATGGCTCCGTCCATACTCCTGACAATGACTTCTTTTACAAGAATTATTATTGTCTTTCATTTTTTGAGACAGGCTATGGGTACGCAGCAGATGCCGCCTAACCAGATCCTTGCAAGTCTCGCAATTTTTATGACTGTAGTAATAATGATGCCTACAGGTAAAGCTATAAATAACACAGCATTACAGCCGTATCTTAACGAAGAAATCGGCTTCAAAGAGGCTCTGAACAGAGCTCAGATTCCAGCTAGAAAGTTTCTATTTAAGCATACCAGAGAAAAGGATCTTTCAATTTTCTATTCCATAACAGGTGAAGTAAGACCTAAAACGAAAGAGGATGTTAATACCATGCTTTTGGTTGCTGCTTATACAATCAGTGAGCTTAAGACCGGGTTTACCATCGGATTTTTGATTTATGTACCGTTTTTGATTTTGGATATGGTTATTGCCAGTATTCTGCTGGCTATGGGGATGATGATGCTGCCGCCTGCAATGGTTTCATTACCATTTAAGATTCTTTTGTTTATTATGGTCGACGGGTGGTCCCTGCTAACTGGTTCGCTTGTGAATACTTTTAAGTGA